Proteins found in one Bremerella volcania genomic segment:
- a CDS encoding sodium:solute symporter family protein, with the protein MVPLIVICVYLVLLLALGIFASMLFRGSSKDYMLASHSIGPFLLLMSLFGTTMTAFALVGSTGEAYAEGVGVYGLLASSSGIIHSLCFFVLGIKLWSLGKKYGYTTQIQFFRDRLQSDKIGILLFPILVGLVIPYLLIGVMASGTVVSAVSEGAFTNMFAEYDYGVPNWLGSLVISIVVLIYVFFGGMRGTAWANAFQTIVFMILGIITFWVISDNLGGVQAASEAVEKRNPSKLMRSVAESDEQKYEKAFATWQSLAEYNYANKKANGELLTPEQKEKAIADYKGPPIGNWKARAEANFAVASNLIDLSIAEKNDAYIEQDDRIMPKEKPQWWDKEVMTGHELNEYQRNEDAVLAAYTDPIYNKNMGHPNDLINPDKPELGTKWTRKRTAGVYRATKWSPEEPRAMSMLVFITYMFIPLSVGMFPHLFQHWLTAKNAQSFKLPVVAHPLFIAIVWIPCVLVGVWATSAVVPGTERALIPPHFNPNAVLPFMVANMSGPFLSGLLTAGVLAAIMSSLDSQFLCIGTMFTEDIVVHYGGKKRFTDKQVLIIARCFIIAIVAVTYILSLYEPRRVFTLGVWTFSGFSSLFPLVFAALYWKRLTKAGAYACVITAISLWCLFFYMSDMALNPHFTVFGMMPVATMVPAAAVAMIVVSLMTQPPSEEHLERFFPKKSSS; encoded by the coding sequence ATGGTACCGTTGATTGTCATCTGCGTTTATCTCGTCTTGCTGTTGGCCTTGGGCATCTTCGCCAGCATGCTGTTTCGCGGCTCCAGCAAAGACTACATGTTGGCCAGCCATTCGATTGGTCCGTTCTTGCTTTTGATGAGCCTGTTCGGCACCACGATGACCGCGTTCGCGCTGGTCGGTTCGACCGGCGAAGCCTATGCCGAAGGGGTCGGCGTGTATGGTTTGCTGGCGTCCTCTAGCGGAATCATCCACTCGCTCTGCTTCTTCGTCCTGGGGATCAAGCTGTGGTCGCTGGGCAAGAAGTATGGCTACACGACGCAAATCCAGTTCTTCCGCGACCGCCTGCAAAGCGACAAGATCGGCATCTTGCTGTTCCCGATCCTGGTCGGGCTGGTCATTCCTTACCTGCTGATTGGCGTGATGGCCTCGGGAACCGTGGTGAGCGCGGTGAGCGAAGGTGCTTTCACGAACATGTTTGCCGAATACGACTACGGCGTTCCGAATTGGCTGGGCAGCCTGGTCATTTCGATCGTCGTGCTGATCTACGTGTTCTTCGGCGGCATGCGTGGTACGGCGTGGGCAAATGCCTTTCAGACGATCGTGTTCATGATCTTGGGGATCATCACCTTCTGGGTCATTTCCGATAACCTGGGAGGCGTCCAAGCAGCGTCCGAAGCCGTCGAAAAACGCAACCCATCCAAGCTGATGCGATCGGTCGCCGAGTCGGACGAACAGAAATACGAGAAAGCGTTCGCCACGTGGCAGTCGCTGGCCGAGTACAACTATGCCAACAAGAAGGCTAACGGCGAACTGCTGACGCCTGAACAAAAAGAAAAGGCGATCGCGGATTACAAAGGCCCGCCAATCGGCAACTGGAAAGCCCGAGCCGAAGCCAACTTTGCCGTGGCCAGCAACTTGATCGACCTTTCCATCGCCGAAAAAAACGATGCCTACATCGAGCAAGACGACCGCATCATGCCGAAAGAAAAACCCCAGTGGTGGGACAAGGAGGTCATGACAGGTCACGAACTGAACGAGTATCAACGTAACGAAGATGCCGTTCTGGCCGCCTACACCGATCCCATCTACAACAAAAACATGGGTCACCCCAACGACTTGATCAATCCCGACAAGCCAGAACTGGGAACCAAATGGACCCGTAAGCGAACCGCCGGCGTCTACCGGGCAACCAAGTGGTCGCCTGAAGAACCGCGTGCGATGTCGATGCTGGTGTTCATTACGTACATGTTCATTCCGCTCTCGGTCGGCATGTTTCCCCACTTGTTCCAGCACTGGCTAACGGCCAAGAACGCCCAGAGCTTTAAGCTCCCTGTGGTGGCTCACCCGCTGTTCATTGCCATCGTTTGGATTCCGTGTGTGCTGGTCGGCGTTTGGGCGACGTCCGCAGTCGTGCCTGGCACGGAGCGGGCATTGATTCCGCCCCACTTCAACCCCAACGCGGTGCTGCCGTTCATGGTGGCGAACATGAGCGGTCCGTTCCTGAGCGGTCTGCTCACCGCAGGCGTTCTGGCGGCGATCATGTCTTCGCTCGACAGCCAGTTCCTTTGCATCGGCACGATGTTCACCGAGGACATCGTCGTCCATTACGGCGGCAAGAAACGTTTCACCGACAAACAGGTTCTGATCATCGCACGCTGCTTCATCATCGCGATCGTGGCGGTCACCTACATCCTCAGCCTGTACGAACCGCGACGCGTGTTCACACTGGGCGTGTGGACCTTCAGCGGATTCTCAAGCTTGTTCCCGTTGGTCTTCGCCGCTCTGTACTGGAAGCGTCTCACCAAGGCGGGTGCTTATGCCTGCGTGATTACGGCGATCAGTCTGTGGTGTTTGTTCTTCTACATGAGCGACATGGCGTTGAATCCCCACTTCACCGTCTTCGGCATGATGCCGGTGGCGACGATGGTCCCGGCGGCGGCAGTCGCGATGATCGTCGTATCGCTGATGACGCAACCACCTAGCGAAGAACACTTGGAACGGTTTTTCCCGAAGAAGAGTTCTTCGTAG
- a CDS encoding DUF3311 domain-containing protein, whose amino-acid sequence MRYVVWLLVVALIILHQDLWYWDDRTLVGGFMPITLLWQAGISVGAGLVWFLATIFAWPSDLIEEAQQESEGGE is encoded by the coding sequence ATGAGATACGTGGTATGGCTACTGGTCGTAGCCCTCATCATCCTCCATCAAGATCTTTGGTACTGGGACGATCGTACCTTGGTTGGTGGCTTCATGCCGATCACGCTCCTGTGGCAAGCTGGTATCTCGGTCGGAGCAGGCCTCGTGTGGTTTCTCGCCACCATCTTTGCCTGGCCGTCCGATCTGATTGAAGAAGCCCAGCAAGAATCGGAAGGGGGCGAATAA
- a CDS encoding FAD-dependent oxidoreductase translates to MTHSLSRRQILAASVSSVLLPAALQGADSASDSPNQLTEPQRTIPVADTTDVLVCGGGPAGIATAISAARTGASVRILEAHGCLGGVWTSGMLSYVMDAEKPGLNAELPRRLEQMDAVRHSGPKNYIYDVESMKVLLEELCDENDIKVQYHTRIVAVEKDAANRVRGVITESKSGRQAWRANTVVDTTGDGDVGALAGCKWEFGREEDCPCQPMSLMGIITASPEALQQFDRLKGGQTKDEFRAFIQTAGIDPSYAKPTLWYMGGSVAAVMMNHEYGVRPFDAGAVTEATIRARRELYDICRGLKGLGGAWSDCRLVTTAEQIGVRDGRRIKGRYFVTVDDVREGARHEDAICRSEFSVDIHAATREENKKAAYSGQGVKAKPFDIPLRALIASDVDGLMMAGRCISGDFFAHASYRVTGNAVAMGEAAGVTSALAAKEGCLPQDVAWKPISKQLAELRKPVA, encoded by the coding sequence ATGACCCATTCCCTCTCTCGTCGTCAGATTCTTGCCGCTTCGGTCTCCAGTGTTCTTCTGCCAGCCGCTTTGCAAGGTGCCGATTCGGCCAGCGATTCGCCCAACCAGCTAACCGAGCCCCAACGAACCATTCCCGTAGCCGATACAACCGACGTATTGGTATGCGGCGGTGGACCGGCAGGCATTGCCACGGCAATTAGTGCCGCACGAACTGGGGCCTCGGTGCGAATTCTGGAAGCTCACGGCTGCTTAGGGGGCGTTTGGACCAGCGGCATGCTCTCGTATGTGATGGATGCCGAAAAGCCGGGGCTCAATGCCGAGCTACCTCGTCGACTCGAGCAGATGGACGCCGTTCGTCACAGCGGTCCGAAGAATTACATCTACGACGTCGAAAGCATGAAGGTCCTATTGGAAGAGCTGTGTGACGAGAACGACATCAAAGTGCAGTACCACACGCGGATCGTGGCCGTCGAGAAAGATGCCGCCAACCGCGTGCGTGGCGTGATCACAGAATCGAAGTCGGGACGCCAGGCCTGGCGAGCCAACACGGTGGTCGATACGACCGGCGATGGGGACGTGGGGGCATTGGCCGGCTGCAAGTGGGAGTTTGGCCGCGAAGAGGATTGCCCCTGTCAGCCAATGTCGTTGATGGGAATCATCACGGCGAGCCCGGAAGCGCTTCAGCAGTTCGATCGGTTGAAGGGTGGCCAGACGAAGGACGAATTTCGAGCATTCATTCAGACGGCAGGTATCGATCCGTCGTACGCCAAGCCAACGCTCTGGTACATGGGTGGCAGTGTTGCCGCGGTGATGATGAATCACGAGTACGGCGTGCGTCCGTTCGACGCGGGGGCCGTGACCGAGGCGACCATTCGTGCCCGCCGCGAGTTGTACGACATTTGCCGCGGATTGAAGGGGCTAGGCGGAGCTTGGAGTGACTGCCGCCTGGTGACGACGGCCGAGCAAATCGGCGTTCGCGACGGACGACGCATCAAGGGACGCTATTTCGTCACCGTGGATGACGTCCGCGAAGGGGCCCGGCATGAAGACGCCATCTGTCGCAGCGAGTTCAGCGTCGACATCCACGCGGCGACGCGAGAGGAAAACAAGAAGGCAGCCTACAGCGGCCAAGGCGTTAAGGCCAAGCCGTTCGACATTCCGCTACGGGCGCTGATCGCGTCTGATGTGGACGGTCTGATGATGGCAGGCCGCTGCATCAGCGGCGATTTCTTCGCCCATGCCAGCTACCGCGTGACTGGCAATGCCGTGGCAATGGGCGAGGCGGCCGGGGTGACTTCGGCGCTGGCGGCGAAAGAAGGCTGCTTGCCGCAGGACGTCGCTTGGAAACCTATTTCCAAGCAGTTGGCGGAATTGCGTAAGCCGGTGGCTTAA